A single genomic interval of Streptomyces showdoensis harbors:
- a CDS encoding PucR family transcriptional regulator, with translation MDNQGGITVQRALELPGLRSGLPEVVAGADRLHRTVRWVHAGEVPNIASLLKGGELLLTTGLGLGTRPAEQRAFVRRLAERGIAALVVELGPRFARLPATIVETARSAGLPLVQLHREVPFVAVTEEIHTEIVNGHYALQRQAEEVHRQCTEALLGGGGVPQVLRILADFSLNPVFLETADGQLLYAAGTESGPADPLQVWDGLRGGRAARESGPPVGSVLVDVPGGGPGSGSVRARLVLLAVSSPLTPVHRMAAERAAGLLAVVLMQARQEEELAARGRGDFLTDLAEGRISAEDAPAQARVLGFKPGEGPLLPVVMRLASELSASGNWALLARAVLEELSAVGVPVLLGVRPVEGRVPLLLGLRSESERTAVADRVAAALRAGVERAGLERSGVHPPVVVVGVAGGWAAASAGLRHAAETATAAQGLSELPWYDARRLDTDLLLWRLRDHPDLAAFVDRAIGPLRDHDRTSRPPLLPTLETYLAHAGRKAETARELHLNRQTLYNRLARISELLGTDLDDPQTVLALSLALRARRHTP, from the coding sequence ATGGACAATCAGGGCGGGATCACCGTGCAGCGGGCCCTCGAACTGCCGGGCCTGCGCAGCGGGCTCCCCGAGGTCGTCGCGGGCGCCGACCGGCTGCACCGCACCGTGCGCTGGGTGCACGCCGGCGAGGTGCCGAACATCGCCTCGCTGCTCAAGGGCGGCGAGCTGCTGCTCACCACGGGGCTCGGGCTCGGCACCCGGCCGGCCGAGCAGCGCGCCTTCGTCCGGCGGCTCGCCGAGCGGGGCATCGCGGCGCTCGTGGTGGAGCTCGGCCCGCGCTTCGCCCGGCTGCCGGCGACGATAGTGGAGACCGCCCGGTCGGCCGGCCTCCCGCTCGTCCAGCTGCACCGCGAGGTCCCCTTCGTCGCCGTCACGGAGGAGATCCACACCGAGATCGTCAACGGCCACTACGCGCTCCAGCGGCAGGCCGAGGAGGTCCACCGGCAGTGCACCGAGGCGTTGCTCGGCGGCGGCGGGGTGCCGCAGGTGCTGCGGATCCTCGCCGACTTCTCGCTCAACCCGGTCTTCCTGGAGACCGCCGACGGACAGCTCCTGTACGCGGCGGGCACCGAGTCCGGGCCGGCCGACCCGCTCCAGGTCTGGGACGGGCTGCGCGGCGGACGGGCGGCGCGGGAGTCCGGGCCGCCGGTCGGCTCCGTCCTGGTCGACGTGCCCGGCGGCGGCCCCGGCTCCGGCAGCGTGCGGGCCCGGCTGGTGCTGCTCGCCGTCTCCTCGCCGCTCACCCCCGTGCACCGGATGGCCGCCGAGCGGGCCGCCGGGCTGCTCGCGGTCGTCCTGATGCAGGCCCGGCAGGAGGAGGAGCTGGCGGCGCGCGGCCGCGGCGACTTCCTGACCGACCTCGCGGAGGGCCGCATCTCGGCGGAGGACGCCCCCGCCCAGGCCCGCGTCCTCGGCTTCAAACCGGGCGAGGGACCGCTCCTCCCCGTGGTCATGCGGCTGGCCTCCGAGCTCTCCGCCTCCGGCAACTGGGCGCTGCTCGCCCGGGCCGTCCTGGAGGAGCTCTCCGCCGTCGGCGTCCCCGTCCTGCTGGGTGTCCGCCCGGTGGAGGGCCGGGTGCCGCTCCTCCTCGGCCTGCGCTCCGAGTCCGAGCGCACCGCGGTCGCCGACCGGGTCGCGGCGGCGCTGCGGGCGGGCGTGGAGCGGGCCGGCCTGGAGCGCTCGGGCGTCCACCCGCCGGTCGTCGTCGTGGGCGTCGCGGGCGGCTGGGCGGCGGCCTCGGCGGGCCTGCGGCACGCCGCGGAGACGGCCACGGCGGCGCAGGGCCTGTCCGAACTCCCCTGGTACGACGCCCGGCGCCTCGACACGGACCTGCTCCTGTGGCGGCTGCGGGACCACCCGGACCTGGCGGCCTTCGTGGACCGCGCGATCGGCCCGCTCCGCGACCACGACCGCACCTCGCGCCCGCCGCTCCTGCCCACGCTGGAGACCTACCTGGCCCACGCGGGCCGCAAGGCGGAGACGGCCCGCGAGCTCCACCTCAACCGCCAGACCCTCTACAACCGCCTGGCCCGCATCTCCGAACTCCTGGGCACCGACCTGGACGACCCCCAGACGGTCCTGGCCCTCTCCCTGGCCTTGCGGGCCAGACGCCACACGCCGTAG
- a CDS encoding FAD-binding oxidoreductase — protein MAPHISESALAGLVEDLAGEVITPGGPGYDEARTLHNGMIDRRPSVIAQCANQADVSNAILFGREAGLPIAVRGGGHSVAGTSVIDGALVVDLRRMHAVVVDPEDMTVRIEGGATMAHLDHACQPFQVATTGGRVSTTGVGGFTLGGGSGWLERKFGLASDNLLAVDLITAEGKHVHASDEENPDLFWALHGGGGNFGVATSLTMRVHPLPRMSMSMLLYLPERAPEVVRTFRDLGAVAPDEMGGGAIYLPAPPEPFIPEDLVGKLVCGALFTHAGPVGELREFAAPLFALEPAVEVVTDIPYADLQSMMDDPPGLRNYWSAEYLREFPDEAVDVFCDRGAGIPASTATQHVLFLMGGAVAAGPSGYPQPWRTAPWAVHPFATWEDPAYDEAARQWVHDVRSDVRPWALDATYLNFVGAEGEQRIVSSFGEDNYRRLAAVKAAYDPENVFRFNQNIVPAG, from the coding sequence ATGGCTCCCCACATCTCCGAGAGCGCCCTGGCCGGACTGGTCGAGGACCTGGCCGGTGAGGTGATCACCCCCGGCGGTCCGGGCTACGACGAGGCCCGCACCCTGCACAACGGCATGATCGACCGGCGTCCTTCGGTGATCGCCCAGTGCGCGAACCAGGCCGACGTGTCCAACGCGATCCTGTTCGGCCGCGAGGCCGGGCTGCCGATCGCGGTGCGCGGCGGCGGGCACAGCGTCGCCGGGACCTCCGTGATCGACGGCGCGCTGGTCGTCGACCTCCGCCGGATGCACGCCGTGGTCGTGGACCCGGAGGACATGACGGTACGGATCGAGGGCGGGGCCACCATGGCCCACCTGGACCACGCCTGCCAGCCGTTCCAGGTGGCGACGACCGGCGGGCGGGTGTCCACGACGGGCGTGGGCGGCTTCACCCTGGGCGGCGGCTCGGGCTGGCTGGAGCGGAAGTTCGGTCTCGCCAGCGACAACCTGCTCGCCGTCGACCTGATCACCGCGGAGGGCAAGCACGTCCACGCCAGCGACGAGGAGAACCCGGACCTGTTCTGGGCCCTGCACGGCGGCGGCGGCAACTTCGGGGTGGCGACCTCGCTCACGATGCGGGTGCACCCGCTCCCCCGGATGAGCATGTCGATGCTGCTGTACCTGCCCGAGAGGGCGCCCGAGGTGGTGCGCACCTTCCGGGACCTCGGGGCCGTCGCGCCCGACGAGATGGGCGGCGGCGCCATCTACCTGCCGGCGCCCCCGGAGCCCTTCATCCCCGAGGACCTGGTCGGCAAGCTGGTCTGCGGGGCGCTGTTCACCCACGCCGGGCCGGTCGGGGAGCTCCGCGAGTTCGCCGCGCCGCTGTTCGCGCTGGAGCCCGCGGTGGAGGTCGTCACCGACATCCCGTACGCGGACCTGCAGTCGATGATGGACGACCCGCCGGGGCTGCGGAACTACTGGTCGGCCGAGTACCTGCGGGAGTTCCCGGACGAGGCCGTGGACGTCTTCTGCGACCGCGGCGCCGGGATCCCCGCGTCCACGGCCACCCAGCACGTGCTCTTCCTGATGGGCGGGGCCGTGGCCGCCGGGCCCTCCGGGTACCCGCAGCCGTGGCGCACCGCGCCCTGGGCGGTGCACCCGTTCGCGACCTGGGAGGACCCGGCGTACGACGAGGCGGCGCGGCAGTGGGTGCACGACGTCCGCTCCGACGTGCGGCCCTGGGCGCTCGACGCGACGTATCTGAACTTCGTCGGCGCCGAGGGCGAGCAGCGGATCGTCTCCTCGTTCGGGGAGGACAACTACCGCCGGCTCGCCGCCGTGAAGGCCGCCTACGACCCCGAGAACGTGTTCCGGTTCAACCAGAACATCGTCCCGGCCGGCTGA
- a CDS encoding glycosyltransferase family 4 protein, with protein sequence MTQLRTVQVLGGGGAGSSAHVRSLASGLVARGVRVTVCAPPELDHAYDFAGAGAHFVPTPRHGGPTAVTALRNLSIGADVVHAHGLDASVRAALALSGGGPRTPLVTTWHTRSRLAGARAGLVRLLERRTVRAAAVVLGTSSELVDRARRRGARDARLAPVTVPASRAPVCLHDGKARAELGAVDRPLIMAVGALQPGRGYGMLLDAARVWRDLDPQPLLVIAGEGPERPFLQRRIEAERLGVRLIGRREDVAELLAAADVAVLPSRWEARSHLAQEALRLGVPLVATAVGGVPELVGDAAELVPYGDAEGMAGVVGALLDDAERRMDLAAAGRMQARTWPTEDETIAHVLSVYDELSAR encoded by the coding sequence GTGACACAGCTCCGTACGGTCCAAGTGCTCGGCGGCGGCGGCGCGGGAAGCAGCGCGCACGTCAGATCACTTGCCTCGGGGCTCGTGGCGAGGGGCGTGCGGGTGACCGTGTGCGCCCCGCCCGAACTCGATCACGCCTACGACTTCGCGGGCGCCGGCGCGCACTTCGTGCCGACGCCGCGGCACGGCGGCCCGACGGCCGTCACCGCGCTCCGCAACCTCTCCATCGGCGCGGACGTCGTGCACGCGCACGGTCTCGACGCCTCGGTGCGGGCCGCGCTCGCGCTGTCGGGCGGAGGGCCCCGGACGCCGCTGGTGACGACCTGGCACACCCGCAGCCGGCTGGCCGGCGCCCGGGCCGGGCTGGTACGGCTCCTGGAGCGGAGGACCGTGCGGGCCGCGGCCGTCGTGCTCGGCACCTCCTCGGAGCTGGTCGACCGGGCGCGGCGGCGCGGCGCCCGGGACGCGCGGCTCGCGCCGGTGACCGTACCGGCCTCGCGGGCGCCGGTCTGCCTGCACGACGGCAAGGCGCGGGCCGAACTCGGTGCCGTGGACCGGCCGTTGATCATGGCGGTGGGCGCGCTCCAGCCGGGGCGCGGGTACGGGATGCTGCTCGACGCGGCGCGGGTGTGGCGGGACCTGGATCCGCAGCCGCTGCTGGTCATCGCGGGGGAGGGGCCCGAGCGGCCGTTCCTGCAGCGGCGGATCGAGGCGGAGCGGCTGGGGGTGCGGCTGATCGGGCGCCGGGAGGACGTGGCGGAGCTGCTCGCGGCGGCGGACGTCGCCGTCCTGCCGTCCCGCTGGGAGGCCCGCTCCCACCTGGCGCAGGAGGCCCTCCGGCTCGGCGTGCCGCTCGTCGCGACGGCCGTCGGCGGTGTGCCGGAGCTCGTCGGCGACGCGGCGGAGCTCGTGCCGTACGGGGACGCGGAGGGGATGGCGGGGGTGGTGGGGGCGTTGCTCGACGACGCCGAGCGGCGGATGGATCTGGCGGCGGCGGGGCGGATGCAGGCGCGGACGTGGCCCACGGAGGACGAGACGATCGCGCACGTCCTGAGCGTCTACGACGAACTCTCGGCCCGCTAG
- a CDS encoding flavin monoamine oxidase family protein, whose product MARTNPMHLLKKLAAEHAEARRLNLPVDELRGLKADGPGRRTLLRYAAAAGLTASAVSAGTALPAAAATPPGPPVKDTARVAVVGAGIAGLTAALTLQDAGLSPVLYEANPARVGGRMWTQREHWAYGQTSEIGGELIDTSHKKILELCRRFGLATEDFLGGGPNGAEEVLWFGGAYYPREQADVDFNAVYQALHRDLVDAGEVKWNQTTPTGTALDDMSLYEWIESRVPGGHSSPLGRFLDVAYNVEYGADTTDQSALALVLLMGYQTNPGNFNVWGLSNERYHVVGGNDRLPNAVAGALNPGTLRMGWSLEAVRANADGTQTLTFTEAGATRTVTADHTVLCVPLPILQRLDLSRAGFDPRMTGLLRDARMGYCTKLNMQFATRPWRGTGPWPGVSAGDCFTDGEVQQTWDTTKIQGGTGGILLQYGGGSLARSLTPGTPFATESDPYVRGLVTRYLAGIDAFFPGTSRAYTGRAQLSAWHKNPYALGAYSYWPVGYLHRYAGYEGTAQGRIHIGGEHCSYDFQGFMEGGATEGERAAKEVIAALR is encoded by the coding sequence ATGGCACGCACCAACCCGATGCACCTCCTGAAGAAGCTGGCCGCCGAGCACGCCGAGGCCCGGCGCCTGAACCTCCCCGTCGACGAGCTGCGCGGCCTCAAGGCCGACGGGCCCGGCAGACGGACCCTGCTCCGGTACGCGGCGGCGGCCGGACTCACCGCCTCCGCCGTCTCCGCCGGCACGGCCCTGCCCGCCGCGGCGGCGACACCGCCCGGTCCGCCCGTCAAGGACACGGCCCGGGTGGCCGTCGTCGGCGCGGGCATCGCCGGGCTCACCGCCGCCCTCACCCTCCAGGACGCCGGCCTCAGCCCGGTCCTCTACGAGGCCAACCCCGCCCGGGTCGGCGGCCGCATGTGGACCCAGCGCGAGCACTGGGCCTACGGGCAGACCTCCGAGATCGGCGGCGAGCTCATCGACACCAGCCACAAGAAGATCCTGGAGCTGTGCCGCCGCTTCGGCCTGGCCACCGAGGACTTCCTCGGCGGCGGCCCCAACGGAGCGGAGGAGGTCCTCTGGTTCGGCGGCGCCTACTACCCGCGCGAGCAGGCCGACGTCGACTTCAACGCCGTCTACCAGGCGCTCCACCGCGACCTCGTCGACGCGGGCGAGGTGAAGTGGAACCAGACCACGCCCACCGGCACCGCGCTCGACGACATGTCGCTGTACGAGTGGATCGAGAGCCGCGTCCCCGGCGGCCACTCCTCGCCGCTCGGCCGTTTCCTCGACGTCGCCTACAACGTCGAGTACGGGGCCGACACCACCGACCAGTCCGCGCTCGCCCTCGTCCTGCTCATGGGCTACCAGACCAATCCGGGCAACTTCAACGTGTGGGGCCTGTCCAACGAGCGCTACCACGTCGTCGGCGGCAACGACCGGCTCCCGAACGCCGTCGCCGGGGCGCTGAACCCCGGCACCCTGCGCATGGGCTGGTCGCTGGAGGCCGTGCGCGCCAACGCCGACGGCACCCAGACGCTCACCTTCACCGAGGCCGGCGCCACCCGGACCGTCACCGCCGACCACACCGTGCTGTGCGTACCGCTGCCGATCCTCCAGCGGCTCGACCTGAGCCGGGCCGGCTTCGACCCGCGCATGACCGGCCTGCTGCGGGACGCCCGGATGGGCTACTGCACCAAGCTCAACATGCAGTTCGCCACCCGCCCCTGGCGCGGCACCGGACCCTGGCCCGGGGTCTCGGCCGGGGACTGCTTCACCGACGGCGAGGTGCAGCAGACCTGGGACACCACCAAGATCCAGGGCGGCACCGGCGGCATCCTCCTCCAGTACGGCGGCGGCAGCCTGGCCAGGTCCCTCACCCCGGGCACGCCGTTCGCCACCGAGTCCGACCCGTACGTGCGCGGCCTCGTCACCCGCTACCTGGCGGGCATCGACGCCTTCTTCCCCGGCACCTCCCGGGCGTACACGGGCCGCGCCCAGCTCTCCGCCTGGCACAAGAACCCCTACGCGCTCGGCGCCTACTCGTACTGGCCGGTCGGCTACCTGCACCGCTACGCCGGGTACGAGGGCACCGCGCAGGGCCGGATCCACATCGGCGGCGAGCACTGCTCGTACGACTTCCAGGGCTTCATGGAGGGCGGTGCGACCGAGGGCGAGCGGGCCGCGAAGGAGGTGATCGCCGCGCTGCGGTGA
- a CDS encoding CTP synthase codes for MPPNTTTTKHIFVTGGVASSLGKGLTASSLGALLKARGLRVTMQKLDPYLNVDPGTMNPFQHGEVFVTNDGAETDLDIGHYERFLDVDLDGSANVTTGQVYSQVIAKERRGEYLGDTVQVIPHITNEIKSRIRRMATDDVDVVITEVGGTVGDIESLPFLETVRQVRHEVGRDNVFVVHISLLPYIGPSGELKTKPTQHSVAALRNIGIQPDAIVLRADREVPTAIKRKISLMCDVDEAAVVAAIDAKSIYDIPKVLHSEGLDAYVVRKLDLPFRDVDWTVWEDLLDRVHNPDHEVTVALVGKYIDLPDAYLSVTEAMRAGGFANKARVKVKWVTSDDCKTQAGAEKQLGDCDAVLIPGGFGDRGVSGKVGAIQYARENKVPLLGICLGLQCIVIEAARNLADIPEANSTEFDPATAHPVVSTMEEQLAYVEGAGDLGGTMRLGLYPAKLAEGSVVREAYDDQPYVDERHRHRYEVNNAYRAELEKKAGLVFSGTSPDNKLVEFVEYPKDVHPYLVATQAHPELKSRPTRPHPLFAGLVKAAVERKTGKPAQ; via the coding sequence ATGCCGCCCAACACCACGACGACCAAGCACATCTTCGTCACCGGGGGTGTCGCCTCCTCCCTCGGCAAGGGCCTGACCGCCTCCAGCCTGGGTGCGCTCCTCAAGGCCCGCGGCCTGCGGGTCACGATGCAGAAGCTCGACCCGTACCTGAACGTCGACCCGGGCACGATGAACCCCTTCCAGCACGGTGAGGTGTTCGTCACCAACGACGGCGCCGAGACCGACCTGGACATCGGCCACTACGAGCGCTTCCTCGACGTCGACCTCGACGGCTCGGCCAACGTCACCACCGGCCAGGTCTACTCGCAGGTCATCGCCAAGGAGCGGCGCGGCGAGTACCTCGGCGACACCGTCCAGGTCATCCCGCACATCACCAACGAGATCAAGTCCCGCATCCGCCGCATGGCGACGGACGACGTGGACGTCGTGATCACCGAGGTCGGCGGCACCGTCGGCGACATCGAGTCGCTGCCCTTCCTGGAGACCGTCCGCCAGGTCCGCCACGAGGTCGGCCGCGACAACGTCTTCGTCGTGCACATCTCGCTGCTGCCCTACATCGGCCCCTCCGGCGAGCTGAAGACCAAGCCGACCCAGCACTCGGTCGCCGCCCTGCGCAACATCGGCATCCAGCCCGACGCGATCGTGCTGCGCGCCGACCGCGAGGTCCCGACCGCCATCAAGCGCAAGATCTCGCTGATGTGCGACGTCGACGAGGCCGCGGTGGTCGCCGCCATCGACGCCAAGTCGATCTACGACATCCCGAAGGTGCTGCACTCCGAGGGCCTGGACGCCTACGTCGTCCGCAAGCTGGACCTGCCCTTCCGCGACGTGGACTGGACCGTCTGGGAGGACCTCCTGGACCGCGTCCACAACCCCGACCACGAGGTCACCGTCGCGCTCGTCGGCAAGTACATCGACCTGCCCGACGCGTACCTCTCGGTCACCGAGGCCATGCGGGCCGGCGGCTTCGCCAACAAGGCCCGGGTCAAGGTCAAGTGGGTCACCTCCGACGACTGCAAGACCCAGGCCGGCGCCGAGAAGCAGCTCGGCGACTGCGACGCCGTCCTCATCCCCGGCGGCTTCGGCGACCGCGGCGTGAGCGGCAAGGTCGGCGCGATCCAGTACGCCCGCGAGAACAAGGTGCCGCTGCTCGGCATCTGCCTCGGCCTGCAGTGCATCGTCATCGAGGCGGCGCGCAACCTCGCCGACATCCCCGAGGCCAACTCCACCGAGTTCGACCCGGCCACCGCGCACCCCGTCGTCTCGACGATGGAGGAGCAGCTGGCGTACGTCGAGGGCGCGGGCGACCTGGGCGGAACGATGCGCCTGGGCCTCTACCCGGCCAAGCTCGCCGAGGGCTCCGTCGTGCGCGAGGCCTACGACGACCAGCCGTACGTGGACGAGCGCCACCGTCACCGCTACGAGGTGAACAACGCGTACCGCGCGGAGCTGGAGAAGAAGGCCGGTCTGGTCTTCTCCGGCACCTCCCCGGACAACAAGCTGGTGGAGTTCGTCGAGTACCCGAAGGACGTCCACCCCTACCTGGTCGCCACCCAGGCGCACCCGGAGCTCAAGTCCCGCCCGACCCGCCCGCACCCGCTCTTCGCGGGCCTGGTGAAGGCGGCCGTCGAGCGCAAGACGGGCAAGCCGGCCCAGTAG
- a CDS encoding glycoside hydrolase family 15 protein, which yields MAGRIEDYALIGDMQTAALVCRDGSVDWLCLPRFDSHAVFAGLLGTEEHGFWRVAPAGPEGSPAPHADRRRYVGDSLVLESEWDTPRGTVRVTDFMPPRDGAPQLIRIVEGISGRVPMRSALRMRFSYGRVVPWVHKVGERTVAVAGPDSVWLDTDAETHGKDLTTYSEFTVTPGDRITFTLSWQPSHKEPPSLPDPEGSLAATAEFWREWVEHCTYHGPYREAVVRSLITLKALTYAPTGGIVAAPTTSLPEEIGGVRNWDYRYTWLRDAAITLSSMLRTGYREEARAWRDWLLRAVAGDPENLQIMYGIAGERELGEAELDWLPGYENSGPVRVGNGAANQLQLDVYGEVTEALHLAHMTGLSRNDYASLLQLKLIHYLETHWDQPDEGIWEVRGPRRHFVHSKVMAWVAVDRTIKLIESGDADGPLERWRELRDDIHRDVCEKGYDKERNTFTQSYGSKELDASLLLIPQMGFLPPDDKRVIGTIEAIQRELSTEDGFVLRYPTAGDEAGVDGLEGDEGAFLACSFWLADDLAMIGRVDEARKLFERLLSLRNDLGLLAEEWDPRLQRQVGNFPQAFSHVPLIDTALRLTASGAYGG from the coding sequence GTGGCCGGGCGCATCGAGGATTACGCACTCATCGGAGACATGCAGACCGCCGCCCTGGTCTGCCGGGACGGCAGTGTCGACTGGCTCTGCCTGCCGCGCTTCGACTCGCACGCCGTCTTCGCGGGGCTGCTCGGCACCGAGGAACACGGCTTCTGGCGGGTCGCCCCCGCCGGCCCCGAGGGCTCACCCGCTCCACACGCCGACCGCCGCCGCTACGTCGGCGACTCGCTCGTCCTGGAGTCCGAGTGGGACACCCCGCGCGGCACGGTCCGGGTGACCGACTTCATGCCCCCGCGCGACGGGGCCCCGCAGCTGATCCGGATCGTCGAGGGGATCAGCGGCCGGGTGCCGATGCGCTCCGCGCTGCGGATGCGGTTCAGCTACGGCCGGGTGGTCCCCTGGGTGCACAAGGTCGGCGAGCGCACGGTGGCCGTGGCGGGACCCGACTCGGTGTGGCTGGACACCGACGCCGAGACCCACGGCAAGGACCTCACCACCTACTCCGAGTTCACCGTCACCCCCGGTGACCGGATCACCTTCACGCTCTCCTGGCAGCCCTCCCACAAGGAGCCGCCGTCGCTGCCGGACCCCGAGGGCTCCCTCGCGGCGACCGCGGAGTTCTGGCGCGAGTGGGTCGAGCACTGCACGTACCACGGCCCCTACCGGGAGGCCGTGGTCCGCTCCCTGATCACCCTGAAGGCGCTCACCTACGCGCCGACCGGCGGGATCGTGGCCGCGCCGACCACCTCCCTGCCGGAGGAGATCGGCGGCGTCCGCAACTGGGACTACCGCTACACCTGGCTGCGGGACGCGGCGATCACCCTCTCCTCGATGCTGCGCACCGGCTACCGCGAGGAGGCCCGCGCCTGGCGGGACTGGCTGCTGCGCGCCGTCGCCGGCGACCCCGAGAACCTGCAGATCATGTACGGCATCGCGGGCGAGCGGGAGCTCGGCGAGGCGGAGCTGGACTGGCTGCCGGGGTACGAGAACTCCGGCCCGGTCCGGGTCGGCAACGGGGCCGCCAACCAGCTCCAGCTCGACGTGTACGGCGAGGTCACCGAGGCCCTGCACCTGGCGCACATGACGGGCCTGTCCCGCAACGACTACGCCTCGCTGCTCCAGCTGAAGCTCATCCACTACCTGGAGACCCACTGGGACCAGCCCGACGAGGGCATCTGGGAGGTGCGCGGCCCGCGCCGGCACTTCGTGCACTCCAAGGTGATGGCCTGGGTGGCGGTCGACCGCACCATCAAGCTGATCGAGTCCGGGGACGCCGACGGCCCGCTGGAGCGCTGGCGCGAGCTGCGCGACGACATCCACCGGGACGTCTGCGAGAAGGGCTACGACAAGGAACGCAACACCTTCACGCAGTCCTACGGCTCCAAGGAGCTGGACGCCTCGCTGCTGCTCATCCCGCAGATGGGCTTCCTGCCGCCGGACGACAAGCGGGTGATCGGCACGATCGAGGCGATCCAGCGGGAGCTGTCCACCGAGGACGGCTTCGTGCTGCGCTACCCGACCGCCGGCGACGAGGCGGGCGTGGACGGCCTGGAGGGCGACGAGGGCGCGTTCCTGGCCTGCTCGTTCTGGCTCGCCGACGACCTGGCGATGATCGGCCGGGTCGACGAGGCCCGCAAGCTCTTCGAGCGGCTGCTCTCGCTCCGCAACGACCTGGGGCTGCTCGCCGAGGAGTGGGACCCCCGGCTCCAGCGTCAGGTGGGCAACTTCCCGCAGGCCTTCAGCCACGTCCCGCTGATCGACACGGCGCTGCGGCTGACGGCCAGCGGGGCGTACGGAGGCTGA
- a CDS encoding APC family permease, with the protein MAENPTPEVHRLKANSVGLVGVVFMAVATAAPITAMTGNLPIAVGFGNGIGAPAGYLFATVVLTVFSVGYVAMAKRITAAGAFYGYISHGLGRIAGMASGMLAVLAYIVFEASIVGVFAYFAKTTVADQLGVDLPWIGYAAVMLAVTAVLSYFDINLTAKALGVMLVAEIAVLFAVATAVLIAGGGPDGIPVEPINPKNAFTGASAGLGLFFAFWSWVGFESTAMYGEESRDPKRVIPKATLISVVGVGLFYIYVSWMTIAGNGLTGSVKLSASASPLDLFFAPTESFIGAWAVDAFQWLLLTGSFACGMAFHQCASRYLYAIGREGFLHPALGRTHARHGSPYIASFVQSVIAVVLVGAFWLTGQDPYIHLYTLLAILGTMAILIVQTLCSFAVIGYFRKNHPEDRHWFKTLVAPLLGGIGMVAVVVLLIMNMETAAGLAADSLFFKAIPWVVGLVFFGGLGLGFYLKARRPERYEIIGRIVLEDAAERTDTDAEPAPAAVPQS; encoded by the coding sequence ATGGCAGAGAACCCCACCCCAGAGGTCCACCGGCTCAAGGCGAACTCGGTCGGCCTCGTCGGAGTCGTCTTCATGGCGGTCGCCACGGCGGCCCCGATCACGGCGATGACCGGCAACCTCCCCATCGCCGTCGGTTTCGGCAACGGCATCGGCGCCCCGGCCGGCTATCTCTTCGCGACCGTCGTCCTGACCGTCTTCTCGGTCGGCTACGTCGCCATGGCGAAGCGGATCACCGCGGCCGGCGCCTTCTACGGCTACATCTCGCACGGCCTCGGCCGGATCGCCGGCATGGCCTCCGGCATGCTCGCCGTCCTCGCGTACATCGTCTTCGAGGCCTCCATCGTCGGCGTCTTCGCCTACTTCGCCAAGACGACCGTGGCCGACCAGCTCGGCGTGGACCTGCCGTGGATCGGGTACGCGGCGGTGATGCTCGCGGTCACCGCGGTCCTGTCGTACTTCGACATCAACCTGACCGCCAAGGCGCTCGGGGTGATGCTGGTGGCCGAGATCGCGGTGCTGTTCGCGGTCGCCACCGCCGTGCTGATCGCCGGCGGCGGCCCGGACGGCATCCCGGTCGAGCCGATCAACCCGAAGAACGCCTTCACCGGAGCCTCCGCCGGGCTCGGCCTCTTCTTCGCCTTCTGGTCCTGGGTGGGCTTCGAGTCGACCGCGATGTACGGAGAGGAGTCCCGCGACCCGAAGCGGGTGATCCCCAAGGCGACCCTGATCTCCGTCGTCGGCGTCGGGCTGTTCTACATCTACGTCTCCTGGATGACGATCGCCGGCAACGGCCTGACCGGTTCGGTCAAGCTGTCCGCCTCCGCCAGCCCGCTGGACCTGTTCTTCGCGCCCACCGAGTCCTTCATCGGCGCCTGGGCCGTCGACGCCTTCCAGTGGCTGCTGCTCACCGGCTCCTTCGCCTGCGGCATGGCCTTCCACCAGTGCGCCTCCCGCTACCTCTACGCGATCGGCCGCGAGGGCTTCCTCCACCCGGCGCTCGGCCGCACCCACGCCCGGCACGGCTCGCCGTACATCGCCTCCTTCGTGCAGAGCGTCATCGCGGTCGTCCTCGTCGGCGCCTTCTGGCTCACCGGCCAGGACCCGTACATCCACCTCTACACGCTGCTCGCGATCCTCGGCACGATGGCGATCCTGATCGTGCAGACCCTCTGCTCCTTCGCCGTCATCGGCTACTTCCGCAAGAACCACCCCGAGGACCGGCACTGGTTCAAGACGCTCGTCGCCCCGCTCCTCGGCGGCATCGGCATGGTCGCCGTCGTCGTCCTGCTGATCATGAACATGGAGACCGCGGCCGGGCTCGCCGCCGACTCCCTCTTCTTCAAGGCCATCCCCTGGGTCGTCGGCCTGGTCTTCTTCGGCGGCCTCGGCCTCGGCTTCTACCTGAAGGCCCGGCGCCCCGAGCGCTACGAGATCATCGGCCGGATCGTCCTGGAGGACGCCGCCGAGCGCACCGACACCGACGCGGAGCCCGCCCCCGCCGCCGTACCGCAGAGCTGA